CGTCCGGTTCTCCAGGCGCAGACTGCCCCCGTGCGCCTCGGCGATCTGCCGGCTGAGCGCCAGCCCGATGCCACTGCCCTCCGGCTTCGTCGTGAAGAAGGGCACGAAGAGGTTGGCCGTGTCCGCCAGGCCCGGGCCCTCGTCCTCCACCCACACCTCCACCGCGTCCGCCGACGGGGCCGTCCAGGACACCCACACCCTGCCCTGACGCTCGCGCGCCGCGTCCACCGCGTTGCGCACCAGGTTGATGAGCAGCTGCTCCAGCTGATCTCCGTCCGCGCTCACCACGAGCATGGGGCCCGGACGGACCTCCACCGCCAGCCGCGTCTCCAGCGCCACCACCCGCCGCACCCAGGGGTCCACCTCCACGGGCGAGAGCCTCGGCGGCGGCAGGCGCGCCAGCCGGGCATAGGCGGACATGAAGCGCCCCAGCGACTCGCTGCGCCGCGCGATGATGCCCAGGCCCATCCGCGCGTCCTCCTCCCAGTCCGCCGCCCTCGGCACCTGCGCCAGCGAGTCCTTCAACGAATCCGAGATGGAGTGGATGGGCGCCAGCGAGTTGTTGATCTCATGGCTCAGCACCCGGACCATCCGCCGCCACGCCTCGCGCTCCTCCTCGCGCAACGCCAGCCGCAGGTCCGCGAGCACCACCAGTTGGTGGGGCAGTCCGCCCTGCCGGAACGTCCCCCGGCGCAGCTCGTACGGCCCGCCCTCCACCGCGAAGGTGCGCGTGAGGCGCCGCGGCACCGGGCCCTCCAGCAGCTCCGTGAGCCCGAGCCCCTCCGCCTTCTGGTTCATCAGCCGCGCGCGAGGCAGCCCGAGCAGCCGCTCCCCGGCGCGGTTGACGAGCTTCAGCGTGCCCTCGGCGTCGAAGGTCAGCACCGCGACGTCGATCTCCTGCATCACCTGGGTGAGGAGCACGTCGGCCTCCATGGCCCCCAGCCGCTGCTGGCGCAGCGTCTCGGCCAGGGTGTTGGTCTCCAGGTACACCTCGCCCAGGGGATCTCCCCCCCGCGCGCCACGCCCGCGCACCGAATAGTCCTCCTCGCGCAGGGCCGCGAGCAGGTTGGCCACCGTCTGCAGCGGGCGGGTGACGCGCTCGCGGACGGAGAGCGCCGCGCCCAGGTGCACGCCCAGCACCAGGACGGAGAGCGTCCAGCACACCTTGGCGCTTGCGTCGCCTCCCCACAGGAGCGCGAGCGCGGTGACGGAGCCCGGCAGGCCCGCCAGCAGCGCCAGCAGGAAGATGTGGAGGTCGTGCGCGAGCGGCTTGCGCCGGCTCACCGGGCGCCCTTGATGCCGTAGTACTGCATGCGGCGGTAGAGCGCGCTGCGCGACAGGCCGAGCGCCTTCGCCGCGTCACTGACATTGCCCTCGTGCCGGCCCAGGGAGCGCTCGATGAGGTAGCGCTCCACCTCCTCCAGCGTCATCTCCTCCAGCCGGGCCTGGCCCTCGCGGCCGCCACCGCTCCGCCGCAGCAGGAAGTCCTCCGCCGTCACCTCGTCCGTGCCGGCCATGAGCAGCGCGCGCTCCACCGCGTGCTCCAGCTCGCGCACGTTGCCGGGCCATGGGTAGGCCATCAGCGCGTCCAACGCGGACGGCGACAGCTTCAGGCCCGAGCGCCCGTAGCGCTGGCCGTGGATGTTGAGGAAGTGCGCCGCCAGCAGGGCGATGTCCTCGCGCCGCTCTCGCAGGGGAGGCAGGTGCACCTCCACCGTGTTGAGGCGGTAGAGCAGGTCCTCACGGAAGCGGCCCTCGGCCACCGCCTTGGACAGGTCCACGTTCGTCGCGGAGACGACGCGCACCGACACCCGGCGCACCTTCGAGGAGCCCACCGGGTGCAGCTCGCCCGTCTGCAGCACGCGCAACAGCTTGGCCTGCTGGGTGAGCGGCATGTTGCCGATTTCATCCAGGAAGAGCGTCCCGCCATCCGCCAGCTCGAAGCAGCCGATGCGGTCCGTCTTCGCGTCCGTGAAGGCCCCCTTCACGTGGCCAAACAGCTCGCTCTCGAAGATGCCCTCGGACAGGCCTCCCGAGTTGACGGCGACGAAGGGGCGCTCGGGACGGCCCGAGGCCGTGTGGATCCACCGCGCCACCACTTCCTTGCCCGTGCCATGCTCGCCGGTGATGAGGACGTTGGCTCCCGAGGGCGCCACGCGCTCCACCATGCGGCGGATGGGCTGCATCGCCCGCGACTCACCGACGAAGGTGGGGCGCTCCCCGCCCTTGCGCAGGTGGGTGTTCTCCTCCTCCAACCGGCGGGAGCGGCGCAGTGCACGGCCCAGCTCGAGCTGCGTGCGCAGCGTGGCCAGCAGCCGCGTGTTGTCCCACGGCTTCTGCACGTAGTCGCGCGCCCCGCCGCGCATGGCCTCCACCGCGCCCTCCACGCTGCCCCACGCCGTCATCACCACCACCGGCAGCGACGGGTCCAACTGGCGCACGCGCGCGAGCAGATCCAACCCCTCGCGCCCGGACGTGGTGTCCCGCGCGTAGTTGAGATCCATCAGCAGCACGTCCACGTCCTCCGACTCCAGCGTGGCCAGGACACCGGCCGGGGACTGGGCGGTGTGGATGGCGTACCCGTCCCGCTTGAGCAGGAAACGCAACGCCTCCAGCACGTCGGCCTGATCATCGGCGATGAGGATGCGCGGCTGCGGCGCGCTGGCGGGGGCTGGGGTGGCGGAGACGGGCTCGGACACGGCGGATTCCTGGAGGGAGAGACTCTGCCAGAAGCGGTGACCCGGAGCGAAAACGGAGTGGCCCGGTCTCGCTCTGGGTGGGACGGCGAGGGAGCGGGCGAGGGCTCAGCCGGTCTGGATCCACCCGTCGGAGAGCTGCACGACGCGGTGGCCGTAGGCGGCATTGGCCTCGGAGTGCGTCACCTGCACCACGGTGGTACCAGCGCGGTTGAGGGCCTGGAACATCTCCATGATCTGCTTCGCCTGGGTGGAGTGCAGGTTGCCGGTGGGCTCGTCGGCGAGCAACACCTTGGGGTTGGCGATGAGGGCGCGCGCGATGCCCACCACCTGCTGCTGCCCGCCGGAGAGCTGGTTGGGGTACAGGTCCTTCTTCCCCACGAGCTGGAAGCGGTCGAGCATGTCACCCACCAGCGCCTCGCGCTCGGAGCGCTTGAGGTCCCGGTAGGAGAGCGGCACCTCGAGGTTCTCCGCCACGGTGAGGCTGTCCAGCAGGTGGTACTGCTGGAAGACGAAGCCGATGGTGCGCTTGGCCAGCTCCG
The sequence above is drawn from the Archangium gephyra genome and encodes:
- a CDS encoding sensor histidine kinase translates to MSRRKPLAHDLHIFLLALLAGLPGSVTALALLWGGDASAKVCWTLSVLVLGVHLGAALSVRERVTRPLQTVANLLAALREEDYSVRGRGARGGDPLGEVYLETNTLAETLRQQRLGAMEADVLLTQVMQEIDVAVLTFDAEGTLKLVNRAGERLLGLPRARLMNQKAEGLGLTELLEGPVPRRLTRTFAVEGGPYELRRGTFRQGGLPHQLVVLADLRLALREEEREAWRRMVRVLSHEINNSLAPIHSISDSLKDSLAQVPRAADWEEDARMGLGIIARRSESLGRFMSAYARLARLPPPRLSPVEVDPWVRRVVALETRLAVEVRPGPMLVVSADGDQLEQLLINLVRNAVDAARERQGRVWVSWTAPSADAVEVWVEDEGPGLADTANLFVPFFTTKPEGSGIGLALSRQIAEAHGGSLRLENRTEGPGCRARLRLPLNAAGLRR
- a CDS encoding sigma-54-dependent transcriptional regulator; this translates as MSEPVSATPAPASAPQPRILIADDQADVLEALRFLLKRDGYAIHTAQSPAGVLATLESEDVDVLLMDLNYARDTTSGREGLDLLARVRQLDPSLPVVVMTAWGSVEGAVEAMRGGARDYVQKPWDNTRLLATLRTQLELGRALRRSRRLEEENTHLRKGGERPTFVGESRAMQPIRRMVERVAPSGANVLITGEHGTGKEVVARWIHTASGRPERPFVAVNSGGLSEGIFESELFGHVKGAFTDAKTDRIGCFELADGGTLFLDEIGNMPLTQQAKLLRVLQTGELHPVGSSKVRRVSVRVVSATNVDLSKAVAEGRFREDLLYRLNTVEVHLPPLRERREDIALLAAHFLNIHGQRYGRSGLKLSPSALDALMAYPWPGNVRELEHAVERALLMAGTDEVTAEDFLLRRSGGGREGQARLEEMTLEEVERYLIERSLGRHEGNVSDAAKALGLSRSALYRRMQYYGIKGAR
- a CDS encoding ABC transporter ATP-binding protein, which encodes MPEPLISLRDVEKSYPLAGGRTWVLRRIQLDIRPGEFVTLMGPSGAGKSTLLSILGLLDAEWQGQYFLDGQAVHALSAKGRAELAKRTIGFVFQQYHLLDSLTVAENLEVPLSYRDLKRSEREALVGDMLDRFQLVGKKDLYPNQLSGGQQQVVGIARALIANPKVLLADEPTGNLHSTQAKQIMEMFQALNRAGTTVVQVTHSEANAAYGHRVVQLSDGWIQTG